In the Streptomyces sp. SJL17-4 genome, GGAGCAGGAAGATCGCGAAGGCGTCACCGAAGGCCATCGGGATGATCAGCGGCCAGAGCGTGCCGGACAGGTCCAGCTGCTTGGCCCAGAACAGGTACATCGGGATGATGATCACCTGCGGCGGCAGCATCATCATCGAGATGACGAGCAGCAGCGACAGATGCCGGCCGCGGAAGCGGAACTTGGCGAGCGCGTACGCCACCGGGACCGAGGACACCACCACGAGCGCGGTGCCGAGTCCGGCGTACAGCAGGGAGTTCTTCCACCAGTCCAGGAAGCCCGGGGTCTCGAAGACCCGGACGTAGTTGTCCCAGTGCCAGGTGTTCGGCGTGAGGTCGCGGGTGAGTGCCTGCTGGTCGCTCATCAGGGACGTCAGGAAGACGAAGGCGAACGGCAGTACGAAGAACAGGGCCGCGGCTATCCCGAGGGAGTGCACGGCGATCCAGTGCAGGAGCGTCTTGCGGCGGGCGGTCCGTTCGGCGGCGCTCGGGGCGTTCGCGCGGACGGGCCGGTCGAGGGTGGATGTGGAGGTCATGGATCAGTCACCCGAGCCGATCAGGCCGCCCTGCCGGCGCATGAGCAGCGCCGTGAAGGCCATGGAGAGGGCGAACAGGACGAGGGCCACGACGCTGGCCGCGCCGTAGTCGAAGCGGCCGAAGCCGAGGTCGTAGACCAGCTGCGGCAGCGTGAGCGTCGAGTCGTCGGGGTAGCCCGGTTCGAAGGTCTGGCCGGAGCCGCCCATCACGCCCGAGGCGACCTTCGCCGCCACGATCGGCTGGGTGTAGTACTGCATCGCGCCGATGATCCCGGTGACCACCGCGAAGAGGATGATCGGCGAGATGTTCGGCAGGGTGACGTAGCGGAAGCGCTGCCAGGCCGAGGCCCCGTCCAGCTCCGCCGCCTCGTACTGCTCCTTCGGTACGTCGAGCAGCGCGGCCATGAAGATGACCATGAGGTCCCCGACGCCCCACACGGCGAGGACGGTCAGGGCCGGCTTGGCCCAGGCGGTGTCGTTGAACCAGGAGGGCGCGGGGATCCCGACGGCCTCCAGGAACGAGTTGACCGGCCCCGTGCCCGGGTTGAGCAGGAAGACGAAGGCCAGCGTCGCGGCCACCGGAGGGGCCAGGTAGGGCAGGTAGAAGAGGGTGCGGAAGATTCCGGCGCCGGTCTTGATCCTGGTGATGAGCAGGCCGATGCCGAGGCCGAACGCGACCCGGCAGGCGACCATGACGACCGCGAGCCAGAGGGTGTTCTGCATCGCCGGCCAGAACTTCGGCAGGTCGGAGAAGACGTAGTCCCAGTTCTCCAGGCCCCGCCAGGTCGGCGGGTTGAGCCCGTCGTACTTCATGAAGGAGAAGTAGACGGTCGAGACGAGCGGGTACGCGAAGAAGACGCTGAAGCCGATCAGCCAGGGCGACATGAACGCCGCGGTGCGAAGCGCGTTGCGCACGCGCTTCGACCGCAGCGCCGCCTGACGCCCCGCGAGGGAGTCGGTGGACATGAGATACCGGTCCCGGGCTCTACTTCGCCTGCGCGATGTCGCGGTCGATCTGGGCGGCCGTGTCCGCGAGACCCTTCTTCAGGTCCGGGACCTGGCCCTTCTCGTACTTCTGGGCGAAGTCCTGGAAGGTGTCCTGGTACGTGGAGCCGTTCACCGCGCCGTCGGAGGTGGTGGACTGCGGGTGCTGGGCGATGTCCAGGAAGGTCTTGAAGCGCGCGTCGAACTTCAGGTTCGGCGACTTCAGCGCCTCCAGGGTGGAGGGGACGTTGCCGATGTCGTTGGCGAAGTTCACCACGGCCTCGGTGTTCATCGTCATGTACTTGACGAGTTCCCAGGCCGCGTTCTGCTTCTTGCTCTGCGGCGCGATGCCGATGATCGTGCCGGAGAGGTAGCCCTTGCCGTACTCGGCGACCTCGTCGTCGGCGACGGGCAGCGGCGCGACACCGACGTCGAGCTTCACGCCGGCGTCCTTGATGAAGTTGAGCCGCCACTCGCCGTCCAGCTGCATGGCGACCTGGCCGGTGTGGAAGGGGTGCTTGGCGCCCCACTCGTCACCGAAGGTGGTGCGGTACTTGTCCAGCTTCGCGAACCCGCCCAGGCCGTCGACCAGCGACTTCTGGTAGGTCAGCATCTCGGCGAAGCCGGGGTCCCTGCCGAGGAGCGACTTGCCGCTCTCGTCGAAGTACCTGTGGTCCCACTGCGACATGTAGTGGCTCGGGACGGTCTCGTAGCCGAGGTAGTTCGGCATGAAGCCGAGCTGCTCGTAGCTGTCGCCCTTGGCCTTGGTGAGCTTCTTGGCGACCTCGGCGAACTGGGACCAGGTCTTCGGCGGGGCCTCCGGGTCGAGACCGGCCTTCCGGAAGGCGTCCTTGTTGTAGTAGAGGCCGTAGGCGTCGGAGAGCAGCGGCAGGGAGCAGCGCTTGCCCTCGAACTGGGTGTACTCCTGGAGGACCTTCGAGAAGGTCTTGTCGAGGTCGACCTTGTCCTTGTCCAGGAAGGGCTTCAGGTCCGCGAGGGCGCCGGTGTGGCAGAACTTGCCGACGTTGGACGTGGTGAAGGAGGCGGCCACGTCCGGCCCGTTGGAACCGCCCGCGCGCAGGGCCTGGCCGAGCTTGGCGTCGTTGATGTCGCCGACGAGCTTCACCTTGATGTTCGGGTGGGCCTTCATGAAGCGGTCGATGTTGCTCTGGATCGCCTTGACCTCGGCGGGCGCCGACCAGCCGTGCCAGAAGGTGATGGTGGTCTCGGCCTTGGGGTCGTCGGAGGCCGCGTTGTTCGCGGAGCCCGTACAGGCCGAGGCGAAGAGGGCGATGGAGGCGGTGGCGGCGAGCGCTGCGGCTGCTCTGCGCGGACGTACGGGCATGACGGTGTCTCCCTGTGGCGGAGGGCTTACGGAGGAAGGGGAACGCGTGGGGCGGTGAGACGGTCGATGGGTCAGCGCGAGGTGTCGAAGACCTCGTCGCGCGTGGTGGCGAGGGCGCTTTCGAGGGCGCCGCGCAGGACGGGGCGCCGGGGTACGGCGGCGAGGACGAGCCGTGGCCGGGAGGCGGCGAGGTCGGCGAGTTCGGACTGCACGCGCGCGCGGAGGGGTTCGCCGCCGGCGACGAGGACGTCACCGGACAGCACGATGAGTTCGGGGTCGAGGAGGGCGACGAGCGAGGCGAGTCCGATGGCGACGCGCTCGGCGTACCGGTCGAGCAGCTCCGCGTACCGGGGGTCCTCGCCGCACGCCTCGACGGCGTGGGCGAGCAGCCCGCTCGCGACCGCGACGTACGGCTGCTCGGGGGTGTCGATCCCGAGGGCGCGGGCGATCCGGGGCACGGACTGGACGCCCGCGAGCTCCTGGAAGCCGCCGGAGTTGGCCTTGGTGACCTGCCGTACGAGCGGGGTGCCGGGCACGGGCAGGAAGCCGACCTCACCCGCGCCACCGGTGAAGCCGCGGTGCAGCCGCCCGCCGAGGACGAGGGCGGCGCCGAGGCCCTCCTCGTTCCACAGCAGGGCGAAGTCCGTGTGACCGCGGGCCGCGCCGACGCGCTGCTCGGCGACGGCGACGAGGTTGACGTCGTTCTCGTACTCGAACGGCATCGGCAGGACGGCGGCCAGCTCCTCCAGAAGGGTGGGGGAGTGCCAGCCGGGCAGGTGGGAGGCGTAGCGCAGGCGTCCGGTGGCCGGGTCGAAGGCGCCGGGGGTGCCGATGACCAGACGCCGGACGTCCTCCCGGGTGATCCCGGCCGCCTTGACGGCCCCGTCGAGGGCGTCGGTGACCTGGCGGACGACGCCGGAGGCGCCGCGGCCGGGGGTGCGGAGCTCGTACTCGCCGACGATCTCGCCCGTGATGTCGGCGACGGCGGCGTGGATGCGGAACGGGTTGACGTCGAGTCCGGCGGCGTACGCGGCCCGCGCGTTCACCGCGTAGAGCTGGGCGTTCGGTCCGGGCCGGCCCGCGGTGGTGCCGGTGGCGACGACGAGCCCGGCCGCTTCGAGGCGGGCCAGCAGCTGGGAGGCGGTCGGCTTGGACAGGCCGGTGAGCTTGCCGATCCGGGTCCGCGAGAGGGGGCCGTGCTCCAGGAGCAGGTCCAGGGCGGCGCGGTCGTTCATGGCGCGCAGCACGCGCGGCGTACCGGGGGTTCCCGGGGTCGTACCGGCCATGAGGTCGCACCTGCCCTTCGGCTACTGGTCGGGCCATTCTGCTGCCTCACGGCGGCCCGTCTCTCCCACTTCACTGTTAGGAAAGTTTCCTATTCGGTGGGAGGAAAATAAGGCGGCCGTCACGGGGCCGTCAATACCCGGGCACGCGAGACGCCCCCGAAGGCAACCAAAGCGTTACCTGCGGGGGCGTCGTCCACGCGCGCGTTCTGCCGTGTTCCTCCGTGTCGAGAGCGTCCCTACTTGTTGAGGTCCGTCTTGGGCAGCGGGGTCGCCGCCGCCGACTGCGGCGAGGTCGCCGAGGCGAAGGCCGACGGGGCCGCCATGCCCGCGGTCGGATCGGCGGCCGACTCCTCGGCCTGCGCCGGAAGCCCGCCCACGATCCGGATGCCGGCCCGGTCCAGGCCCTGCTTGATCCGCCAGCGCAGCTCGCGCTCCACGCCCAGCGCCTTGCCCGGCATCGTCTTCGCCGAGACCCGGACGGTCATCGAGTCGAGCAGCACCTCGCTCAGACCGAGCACCTCCACCGGACCCCAGAGGCGCTCGTTCCACGGCTCCTCCTTGGCCATGGACTCCGCCGCCTCGACGATCACGGACCTCACCTGTTCCAGGTCCTCCGTCGGCCGGACGGTCACGTCCACGCCCGCCGTCGCCCAGCCCTGGCTGAGGTTCCCTATCCGCTTGATCTCGCCGTTGCGCACGTACCAGATCTCGCCGTCCACGCCGCGCAGCTTGGTCACCCGCAGGCCGACCTCCACGACCTCGCCGGAGGCCACGCCCGCGTCGACCGAGTCACCCACGCCGTACTGGTCCTCCAGGATCATGAAGACACCCGACAGGAAGTCCGTCACCAGGTTCCGCGCGCCGAAACCGATCGCCACACCGGCCACACCGGCCGAGGCGAGCAGCGGCGCCAGGTCGATCTTGAAGGCGCCCAGGATCATCAGCCCGGCCGTGCCCAGGATCAGGAACGACGCCACCGAACGCAGGACCGAGCCGATCGCCTCCGAGCGCTGCCGCCGGCGCTCGGTGTTGACGAGGAGCCCGCCGAGGGCCGTCCCCTCCACTGCCTGCGCCGAACGGTTCATCCGCTCGATCAGCTTCGTCAGGGCCCGTCGGACGGCCATCCGCAGGAGCAGCGCGACGACCAGGATCAGCAGGATGCGCAGGCCCGTGTTCAGCCAGGTGGACCAGTTCTCCTCCACCCAGCTCGCCGCGTTCGTGGCCTTCTCCGCCGCCTCGTCGAGGGTCACCGGCATGGGTTCGGGTTCGGTGGCAGCCGCAAGGGCGGACCAAAACACGGGGGGACCTCCAGGCATCGCGTACGCAAGCATCCACAGTAACGGGGCCTCGGACATGGTCCCGTAGCCCTGTTCGAGGGAGAGACGGACCTCACCCGGGCAAAGAGAAGGAGACATGCCGATGTGGTCGAGAACACGCCGGGCGCGTCACCCCGATCCCGGTACGTGGTGGCGTTCCGACCAGGCATGAGGAGAGACTGAGAGCAGTTCGTCCCGGCGCGAGCCACGCGCCGCCGGCGTCATAGGAGGCATCCGTGCCGCATGTCCTGGTCCTCAACGCGTCGTACGAGCCGCTCGGCGTCGTACCGCTCCGCCGCGCACTCGTCCTCGTCCTGGAGAACAAGGCTCTCTGCCTCGAGGAATCCGGCGCCTTCCTGCACAGCGAGACCCAAGTCGTCCCCGCGCCCAGCGTGGTGCGACTGAAACGCTTCGTGCGGGTCCCCTACCGGGGGCCCGTTCCCTTGACCCGCAGAGCCCTCTTCGCCCGTGACGGCGGGCGCTGCATGTACTGCGGGGGCGTCGCGACCAGCGTCGACCACGTCATCCCCCGCAGCCGCGGGGGCACGCACGCCTGGGAGAACGTGGTGGCGGCCTGCCGCCGCTGCAACCACGTCAAGGCCGACCGGCACCTGCGCGAGATCGGCTGGCGGCTGCGCCACCAACCGGCCCCGCCGACCGGCCTGGCCTGGCGGATCATCGGGACCGGACACCGGGACCCCCGCTGGCTGCCGTACCTCCAGCCGTACGGCGCCGAGGATGTGATGGCCCGGATCGACTCCGTCGCCGACGCCCCCGTGAGGGCGCTGACGACGGGTTGAGCCGGGCCTTTCGCGTACGTACGCGGAACCACGCGGGTACGTACGCGGGGGCGGGTACGGCACGGGAGCGGTGCGCCCCTCAGGGGGCGGGCCGCTCCTCCGGCGTGCCCTCCGGCGTGTCTGCCCGCGTACCCTCCGGCGCGTCGTCCGGCGGCGTGCCCGCGGCCCCCGTCGGCGGTTCCGTCGGCTTCCGGGCGGGCTGACCGGTCCCATCCGGCTGCTTCTGCCCGGCCACCGCGTAGGTCTCCACCGACCAGAGCGAGTACCCGTACCGCGTCGCCCGCGTGTCGCCCTGCACCCGCAGGAAGCGGGTGTCCGCCGCGTCCATCCGGACCGACTCCCGGCCGCCCCGGCCCTCCGCGACCGTCGCCGCCGTACGCCAGACGCGCCCGTCGGCCGAGACCTGCACCCGGTAGCGGGAGGCGTAGGCGTCCTGCCAGTGCAGCACCACCTGCCCTATCCGGGCCGGCTCCGGCAGCTCCAGCTGCCACCAGGCCCCGTCCTCCGCCGGCGAGGACCAGCGGGTGGCCGGATCGCCGTCCACCGCCAGGGCGGCCGGGAAGTCCGGCGTCTCGTCGCCCGAGGAGGAGGCCCTCGCCGTCCGCGCCAGGTCCGGGCCGGCCGTACGGGGGAAGGCCCGTACCGTCAGCACCCGCTCCTCGCCCGCGAACGACACCGGCACCCGGTACGTGCCCGCGTGCGCGTCCGGCGCCACCGACACCGCGAGGGGCACGGTCGACCGGGCGCCTCGCTCGACCACCGCCTGCTCCGGCAGCGTGACCGTGATCCCCTTCGGGGCCTTCGCCGTCAGCGGCCCCCGCACCTCGCCCGCCCGCAGGCCCGACAGCTCGATGTCCACCCGTTGGGCCGGGCCGCCGATCTCCGCGTCCGTCTCCGTCCGGGCCAGGCCGAGCGCCGCGCGCGGCCCGTCCGCGAACCACGGCACCAGCGAGCGCACCGCGGGCGCCGGCCCCTCGCCGCTCCACACGACCCGCAGTGCCTCCGCCCGCAGCCCCTTGAGCTCGGCCTGCGTCCAGCCGGACGCCGACAGCGGGCCGAGCGCCCGCCAGCCCTCGCCCTCGACGTACGCCTCCACGCGCGCGTCGCCCGCGTTTTCGGCGCCCGGCTCCGCCATCACCGTCAGGGCCTCCACGGGCCGAGCCCGGTCGAGGCGCACGGTGTACGAGTCGGTGGCGCGCTCGGTACGGGCCTTCGGTGTCCGGTCGGCGCCGGTCCAGGCCTTCGCCCGGTCCACCGCGCGCGTGAGGAACGGGTCGAGCACCCCCGCGCCGACCGACACCCGGCCGGCCGCGACATCCTTCCGCAGCGACTCCAGGCTCAACTGGGCCCGCCAGGCCGCCGCCCCGTCACCGGACTCCTGGGCGACCAGCATGTCGACCGCCGTCTCGCCCGCCAGACCGTACCGGGACAGCTGCTCCAGCCAGGGGCCGGTCTCGTCGTCGAGGGTGCCGCCGGCGGCGCCCGAGAGCCGCCCGGGGGCCTCGCGCATCACGGTGAACGCGGCCCGCAGCTCTCGCGTCGCCTCCTCCCGCGTCGCCTTCGCCCTCCCGGGGTCCGCGTCGGTGCCCGCGCTCGTACGGGAGGCCCAGAAGGCCGCCAGGAGCGGCTTCAGGTACGCCGACTCGGCCGCCGGGTCGAGCACCGAAGAGGCGCCGTTCCCCGCGAG is a window encoding:
- a CDS encoding carbohydrate ABC transporter permease, which gives rise to MTSTSTLDRPVRANAPSAAERTARRKTLLHWIAVHSLGIAAALFFVLPFAFVFLTSLMSDQQALTRDLTPNTWHWDNYVRVFETPGFLDWWKNSLLYAGLGTALVVVSSVPVAYALAKFRFRGRHLSLLLVISMMMLPPQVIIIPMYLFWAKQLDLSGTLWPLIIPMAFGDAFAIFLLRQFLLTIPNEYIEAARIDGCGELRTLLKVVLPMAKPGIAAVALFQFFYCWNDYFGPQIYTSENPAAHTLSYGLESFKGAHHTDWNLTMAATVLVMAPVILVFFFAQKAFVEGVTLTGVKG
- a CDS encoding sugar ABC transporter permease, which translates into the protein MSTDSLAGRQAALRSKRVRNALRTAAFMSPWLIGFSVFFAYPLVSTVYFSFMKYDGLNPPTWRGLENWDYVFSDLPKFWPAMQNTLWLAVVMVACRVAFGLGIGLLITRIKTGAGIFRTLFYLPYLAPPVAATLAFVFLLNPGTGPVNSFLEAVGIPAPSWFNDTAWAKPALTVLAVWGVGDLMVIFMAALLDVPKEQYEAAELDGASAWQRFRYVTLPNISPIILFAVVTGIIGAMQYYTQPIVAAKVASGVMGGSGQTFEPGYPDDSTLTLPQLVYDLGFGRFDYGAASVVALVLFALSMAFTALLMRRQGGLIGSGD
- a CDS encoding ABC transporter substrate-binding protein codes for the protein MPVRPRRAAAALAATASIALFASACTGSANNAASDDPKAETTITFWHGWSAPAEVKAIQSNIDRFMKAHPNIKVKLVGDINDAKLGQALRAGGSNGPDVAASFTTSNVGKFCHTGALADLKPFLDKDKVDLDKTFSKVLQEYTQFEGKRCSLPLLSDAYGLYYNKDAFRKAGLDPEAPPKTWSQFAEVAKKLTKAKGDSYEQLGFMPNYLGYETVPSHYMSQWDHRYFDESGKSLLGRDPGFAEMLTYQKSLVDGLGGFAKLDKYRTTFGDEWGAKHPFHTGQVAMQLDGEWRLNFIKDAGVKLDVGVAPLPVADDEVAEYGKGYLSGTIIGIAPQSKKQNAAWELVKYMTMNTEAVVNFANDIGNVPSTLEALKSPNLKFDARFKTFLDIAQHPQSTTSDGAVNGSTYQDTFQDFAQKYEKGQVPDLKKGLADTAAQIDRDIAQAK
- a CDS encoding ROK family transcriptional regulator → MAGTTPGTPGTPRVLRAMNDRAALDLLLEHGPLSRTRIGKLTGLSKPTASQLLARLEAAGLVVATGTTAGRPGPNAQLYAVNARAAYAAGLDVNPFRIHAAVADITGEIVGEYELRTPGRGASGVVRQVTDALDGAVKAAGITREDVRRLVIGTPGAFDPATGRLRYASHLPGWHSPTLLEELAAVLPMPFEYENDVNLVAVAEQRVGAARGHTDFALLWNEEGLGAALVLGGRLHRGFTGGAGEVGFLPVPGTPLVRQVTKANSGGFQELAGVQSVPRIARALGIDTPEQPYVAVASGLLAHAVEACGEDPRYAELLDRYAERVAIGLASLVALLDPELIVLSGDVLVAGGEPLRARVQSELADLAASRPRLVLAAVPRRPVLRGALESALATTRDEVFDTSR
- a CDS encoding mechanosensitive ion channel family protein; this encodes MPVTLDEAAEKATNAASWVEENWSTWLNTGLRILLILVVALLLRMAVRRALTKLIERMNRSAQAVEGTALGGLLVNTERRRQRSEAIGSVLRSVASFLILGTAGLMILGAFKIDLAPLLASAGVAGVAIGFGARNLVTDFLSGVFMILEDQYGVGDSVDAGVASGEVVEVGLRVTKLRGVDGEIWYVRNGEIKRIGNLSQGWATAGVDVTVRPTEDLEQVRSVIVEAAESMAKEEPWNERLWGPVEVLGLSEVLLDSMTVRVSAKTMPGKALGVERELRWRIKQGLDRAGIRIVGGLPAQAEESAADPTAGMAAPSAFASATSPQSAAATPLPKTDLNK
- a CDS encoding HNH endonuclease, yielding MPHVLVLNASYEPLGVVPLRRALVLVLENKALCLEESGAFLHSETQVVPAPSVVRLKRFVRVPYRGPVPLTRRALFARDGGRCMYCGGVATSVDHVIPRSRGGTHAWENVVAACRRCNHVKADRHLREIGWRLRHQPAPPTGLAWRIIGTGHRDPRWLPYLQPYGAEDVMARIDSVADAPVRALTTG